Within bacterium, the genomic segment GAAAGAAAGCAATTTAAGAAGACAATTGAAGACATCTTTTTTACTTTAGAACCCGGATTCCGGACAAATTTCTCCAAAAATATAACGTAACATATTGAGGGACATGAAGAAATGTTGCCTTTTGCTTATACATAGTGTAGCCCATAAATTTTTTGTAAAAAAAATTTAACAGCAATTCTCGGTGAATTTTTAGAGACTGAATTCACCTATGTTTAGGAGAGATAGAGAAAAGTATTTTTCGTAAAGATTTTGAGAGGAAAATAAGGAATAATGAGTCTCTATCTAATTTTTCACCGAGAATTTCTGAAATTTAAAAAAATTACTTGACAAAAGAGAATTAATGATATATAATGTAGTCCATAACAAACGGGAGGGCTACATATGTATCTTGATTATAAAACTACAAGATATAAAGACAAAATATATAAATCCTACTTGATCGTTGAATCCTATCGAGAGAAAGGCGAAGTAAAAAAGAGACCTTTATGGAAAATCGGTAAATTAACTGATAATCAAGTTGCCCAAATAAAATTAATTTGTAAGTCACAAACTGATAAAGAGTTTGCCGTAACTGAGCTTAAAAATGTCATCCCTCTACAGAGCAAACCATATTTGGAGCTTGCTGTTGTAAATGAACTATGGAATCAAGGGGAACTATCAAGGGTATTTAGAACTAATATTACTAAAGGAGATTTACCAACACCTCTTGTAGCAAGAGTTCTTACGATCAATAGATGTGTTGATCCTTGTTCTAACTATTCTATTCCCCCAATGGATAAGAAAAACCGCCGTATCTGAAATTCTGGGAATCTGTCTTGATAAACTTAATGATGACAAGATCTATTATGAACTCGACAAGATAGAAGAAAATAAGAACCATCTTGAAGATCATCTCTTCAGGATGACATATAGGAAAGACCCGTCAAGTTATACTATAGTCAATTATGATCTCTCTTCTTCCTATTTTGTTGGATTCAAATGCAAACTTTCCGCATTTGGTAGAAGCAAAGATGATAAACATGGTAATAAACAAGTTATAGTGGGTTTGCTGGTAAATGATAAAGGATACCCTTTCTCTTGGGATGTTTACCCTGGTAATACGGCTGAAGTGCATACCTTAACAGATAAGGTAGACATCTGCCGTAAGCGTTTCAAGATGAAAGATATTACCCTGGTATTTGATCGTGGCATAGTATCCGATGACAACCTGGAATACATCACAGATAAAAAGCTAAAATACATATCTTGTCTTGATAAAGATCAGATACAAAATGTTCCTGGAATTGATTTATCTATTTTCAAGGTATTAACTACCAAGGATTTATCTGAGAAACAACTCTCTATATTAGGGCTTGACAAATATGACCAGGATTTGTGGTTCAAAGACCTTGGAGAAAAGGAAAATCGTCGATATATACGTGGACTTAACCCAACACTGTTTAAAGAGGAAAGAGAATCTCGGATTGAGAAGCTCAGATGTTTTGAAGAATTTGTCGAGAAAAAGAATGTAGAGCT encodes:
- a CDS encoding IS1634 family transposase codes for the protein MLILVLTILFPQWIRKTAVSEILGICLDKLNDDKIYYELDKIEENKNHLEDHLFRMTYRKDPSSYTIVNYDLSSSYFVGFKCKLSAFGRSKDDKHGNKQVIVGLLVNDKGYPFSWDVYPGNTAEVHTLTDKVDICRKRFKMKDITLVFDRGIVSDDNLEYITDKKLKYISCLDKDQIQNVPGIDLSIFKVLTTKDLSEKQLSILGLDKYDQDLWFKDLGEKENRRYIRGLNPTLFKEERESRIEKLRCFEEFVEKKNVELKSAKRSRGYEATKNCIINELKRLKTKKYFNDEPVLEEIEIQPIDKDGKKGSLIKSYQVSIERNEVNIDKDELVEGLCVFVSNHIQKKEEDVIFSSERIIKAYRDKTKIEDAFKHIKSFLKIRPFFVNTDKHVRAVYTVSVVSYFINKDLAERRKQIEGIDYLNSKNLYEPFRGYDWIKLKDTLSGKTKGEEVWLSEEQKRLLNNLNINIQ